The Kitasatospora albolonga nucleotide sequence TCCTGTCACCCCGCCGGAACAGCCCGCCGGGAAACACCTTGCCGTGAACTCCTCGCGGGAACGCGCCGGAGCACCTCGCGGGCGCGCCTCGCCCGGACGGCGCCCCGCCGGGGCAGGTCCTTGCCGGAACGGCAAGATCCCGTGCGGATCATGCCGGGCCCTGGCAAGACTGGGCGGGCAGCCCGACAGCGCGCATTCACCCAGCGCGTGTTCTCCCAGCGCGCGCATTTCCCCGGCGCGTGTTCCCACGGCACGTGTTCCGACAGCGCGTGTTCCCACGGCACGCGCGTTTCCCCAGCACGTGCTCCCCCAGCACCCGCATCCATCCCGGCACGAGGAGCCCCCGATGAACAACACCACCGACGCCGTCACCTCCTGGGACGGCATCTACGCGGCCCGGGCCGCGGCCACCGACCCGCGGCCGAACGTCCGGCTCACCGAGACGGTCGCGGACCTGCCGCCCGGCGAGGCGCTGGAGCTCGGCTGCGGCGAGGGCGGTGACACGCTCTGGCTGGCCCGGCGGGGGTGGCGCGTCACCGCCGTCGACCTCTCGGCGGTGGCGGTCGAGCGGCTGACCGCCCTGGCCGGCTCGTACGGCCTGGGCGGCCGGGTCACCGCCGAGCGGCACGACCTGGGCACGTCCTTCCCGGAAGGTCCCGAGGGCGGGTTCGACCTGGTCACCGCGCACTACCTGCACACCCCGTACGAACTGGACCGGGCCGCCGTCCTGCGCCGGGCCGCGCACGCGCTGCGGCCGGGCGGGCGGCTGCTGGTCGTCGACCACGGTTCGACCGCGCCGTGGTCGTGGAACCAGGACCCCGACATCCGCTTCCCGAGCCCCCGGGAGGTCGCCGAGGGCCTGGCGCTCGACCCCGCCGACTGGACGGTCGAGCGGGCCGACGCGCCCCGCCGCACCGCGACCGGACCGGACGGTACGACCGCCGAGGTCACCGACCACGTACTGATCGTCGTCCGCCGCGCCTCCTGAGGCCCGGTCACCGCGAAGGAGACGGACCACCATGGCCATCAGCTCCCGTGACACCCCGCCGCCCCGCACCGGCACCACCGAGGCCGAGACCCTGCGCGGCTTCCTCGACTATCTGCGGACCTCGGTCGCCGCCAAGGTGGAAGGCGCACCGGAACCGGCGGTCCGGACCGCCGCCGTGCCCTCGGGGACGAACCTGCTCGGCCTGCTCCACCACCTGACGCACGTCGAGCGCGCGCTCTTCCTCGGGGAGGAGGTCACGGACTGGCAGGGGACGTTCCGGGCCGCGCCGGAGGACACCGTGGACGAGGTCGTCGGCCGCTACCGTACGGCGGTCGGGCGCGCGAACGCCGTCCTCGACGGGTGCGCCGACCTGGCCGCCCCGCTCCCCCGCACCCGTGCCGGGAAGCCCGCGCCCAGTGTCCGGTGGGCGCTCACGCACATGATCGAGGAGACCGGGCGGCACGCGGGCCACGCGGACATCCTGCGCGAGCTGATCGACGGTACGACCGGCCGCTGAGCCGACCGTTCTGCCGGAGGGTCAGGCCGTCACCACGTGCGCGCCCCGCGCGGGCGCCGGAGCCACCCGCGCGTTCCGGCAGGTCCCCGACGCCAGCAGCGCGTCGGCCACCTTGCGGGCCGCCGGTTCGTCCGCCACCAGGAACGCCGTCGTCGGCCCGGACCCCGAGACCAAAGCGGCCAGCGCCCCCGCCTCCGTGCCCGCCGCCAGCGTGTCGGCGAGGGAGGGGCGCAGGGAGAGCGCGGCGGGCTGGAGGTCGTTGCTCAGCGCGCCCGCGAGCGCGCCGGAGTCGCCGGAGCGCAGGGCGGCGAGCAGCGCGGGCGAGGCGGTCGGCTCGGGGACCTCCGTCCCGGCCGTGAGCCGGTCGAACTCCCCGTACACCGCGGGCGTCGACAGCCCCCCGTCCGCCACCGCGAAGACCCAGTGGAACGTGCCGCCCACCTCGATCGGGGTCAGCTTCTCGCCGCGTCCCGTACCGAGCGCGGCCCCGCCGACCAGGCTGAACGGCACATCGCTGCCCAGCTCGGCGCAGATGGCCAGCAGTTCGTCGCGGCTCGCGCCCGTCCCCCACAGGGCGTCGCAGGCGACCAGGGCGGCGGCCCCGTCGGCGCTGCCGCCCGCCATGCCGCCCGCGACCGGGATGTCCTTGGCGATGTGCAGGTGGACGGCGGGCTCGATGCCGTATCGCTCGGCCAGCGCGAGGGCGGCGCGGGCGGCGAGGTTGGTGGCGTCCAGCGGGACCTGGGCGGCGTCCGGGCCGGAGCAGGTGATGCGGAGTTCGTCGGCGGGGGTGGCGGTGACCTCGTCGTACAGGCCGACGGCGAGGAAGACGTTGGCCAGGTCGTGGAAGCCGTCCGCGCGGGCGGCGCCCACAGCGAGCTGCACGTTGACCTTGGCGGGGACGCGGACGGTGACGCCCGTACGGACA carries:
- a CDS encoding SAM-dependent methyltransferase, with protein sequence MNNTTDAVTSWDGIYAARAAATDPRPNVRLTETVADLPPGEALELGCGEGGDTLWLARRGWRVTAVDLSAVAVERLTALAGSYGLGGRVTAERHDLGTSFPEGPEGGFDLVTAHYLHTPYELDRAAVLRRAAHALRPGGRLLVVDHGSTAPWSWNQDPDIRFPSPREVAEGLALDPADWTVERADAPRRTATGPDGTTAEVTDHVLIVVRRAS
- a CDS encoding mini-circle protein; protein product: MAISSRDTPPPRTGTTEAETLRGFLDYLRTSVAAKVEGAPEPAVRTAAVPSGTNLLGLLHHLTHVERALFLGEEVTDWQGTFRAAPEDTVDEVVGRYRTAVGRANAVLDGCADLAAPLPRTRAGKPAPSVRWALTHMIEETGRHAGHADILRELIDGTTGR
- a CDS encoding 4-(cytidine 5'-diphospho)-2-C-methyl-D-erythritol kinase translates to MSAVRTGVTVRVPAKVNVQLAVGAARADGFHDLANVFLAVGLYDEVTATPADELRITCSGPDAAQVPLDATNLAARAALALAERYGIEPAVHLHIAKDIPVAGGMAGGSADGAAALVACDALWGTGASRDELLAICAELGSDVPFSLVGGAALGTGRGEKLTPIEVGGTFHWVFAVADGGLSTPAVYGEFDRLTAGTEVPEPTASPALLAALRSGDSGALAGALSNDLQPAALSLRPSLADTLAAGTEAGALAALVSGSGPTTAFLVADEPAARKVADALLASGTCRNARVAPAPARGAHVVTA